One genomic segment of Ancylobacter sp. IITR112 includes these proteins:
- a CDS encoding TIGR03364 family FAD-dependent oxidoreductase has protein sequence MTAHYDLVVVGAGIVGLAHALIATRRGLSVCVVDRESEAIGASVRNFGFVTVTGQQAGDCWRRARRSQQIWLEVAPQAGIAVEHEGLIVVAQRPEAVAVLEAFRATPMGADCELFTAEQTRRHFGAVLNDTRLEGALYSPHERRVESRFAIPKLARWLEEAKGVTFRRRCHVSAVEGGRVRTSQGEIQGARVVVCTNDELVTLFPAEIAALGIRRCWLQMLKVMPADPGFRLPAAVMSDLSLIRYLGYAELPEAAALRARLEQEQPQALANGVHLIAVQGADGGLIVGDSHHYGFSPSPFSSDTVDGLMLDALHAVLRLPGAWVAERWMGTYASLPDTLMVRVAPEAEVRLVIVTSGTGASTAFAIAEETLAELFGDAT, from the coding sequence ATGACCGCCCATTACGATCTCGTGGTGGTGGGGGCCGGCATTGTCGGTCTTGCCCATGCGCTCATCGCCACCCGCCGGGGTCTGTCGGTCTGCGTGGTGGACCGGGAGAGCGAGGCCATTGGCGCCTCGGTGCGCAACTTCGGCTTCGTCACCGTCACCGGCCAACAAGCCGGCGACTGCTGGCGCCGCGCGCGCCGCTCCCAGCAGATCTGGCTGGAGGTCGCGCCGCAGGCCGGCATCGCGGTGGAGCATGAGGGTCTCATCGTGGTGGCGCAACGGCCCGAGGCCGTGGCGGTTCTGGAGGCTTTCCGCGCCACCCCGATGGGCGCGGATTGCGAACTCTTCACCGCCGAACAGACCCGCCGCCATTTTGGCGCGGTGCTCAATGACACGCGGCTGGAAGGCGCTCTCTATAGCCCCCATGAGCGGCGGGTGGAGAGCCGCTTCGCCATCCCGAAGCTCGCGCGCTGGCTGGAAGAGGCAAAGGGCGTCACCTTTCGCCGCCGCTGTCATGTGTCGGCGGTGGAAGGGGGCCGGGTCCGCACCAGCCAGGGCGAGATCCAGGGCGCGCGGGTAGTGGTGTGCACCAATGACGAGCTGGTGACCCTGTTTCCGGCGGAGATCGCCGCTTTGGGCATCCGGCGCTGCTGGCTGCAGATGCTGAAGGTCATGCCCGCCGATCCCGGCTTCCGCCTCCCGGCTGCGGTCATGTCCGACCTCTCGCTGATCCGCTATCTCGGCTATGCCGAACTGCCCGAGGCGGCGGCGCTGCGGGCCCGGCTGGAGCAGGAGCAGCCGCAGGCGCTCGCCAATGGGGTCCATCTCATTGCCGTGCAGGGAGCCGATGGTGGGCTCATCGTCGGCGACAGCCATCATTACGGCTTCAGCCCCTCGCCCTTCTCCTCCGACACCGTCGACGGCCTCATGCTTGACGCGCTTCATGCGGTGCTGCGGCTGCCCGGCGCGTGGGTGGCGGAGCGCTGGATGGGCACATACGCCTCCCTGCCCGACACGCTGATGGTTCGTGTCGCCCCTGAAGCCGAGGTGCGGCTGGTGATTGTCACCAGCGGCACCGGGGCCTCCACCGCCTTCGCCATCGCCGAGGAAACCCTGGCCGAGCTTTTTGGAGACGCCACATGA
- a CDS encoding putative 2-aminoethylphosphonate ABC transporter permease subunit, producing the protein MSDAAAAGPAAVSRAAIRPKVGRDDRLMLVFTLVIGLYLVVSLALPIFFMLWKSTEVRAFPYGAVELQVDTGAGFVPVGTLAAVAPQLGLGAAVDQARRSTSLTAAQLFPTRSFDGAPLKGLRMRLAVAADGTLDLSGKPVPPGEWAEVSVQDLRRLVLRAGTLRSFDNYTAYFSNPALTQSIVNSFAVALTTTLITVLLAFGFAYGLTRTCMPGKGLFRTIGMVPILVPSLLAGLSLVYLFGNQGLLKDLLFGAKIYGASGIIAGCVFYTFPHAFLIIATALSVSDARLYEAARSLRAPPRRTFFTVTLPGARYGLISAAFVVFTLTITEFGVPKVVGGDFNVLAVDIYKQVVGQQNFAMGAVVSVILLIPAVVAFVVDRMVTSRQVALLTARAVPYAPQRNRALDWAAFAFCCAVAALLLLILGVSQYAALVRFWPYDLSISLTHFVFEGVDGGGWGSYFNSVRLAFCTAIIGTVVVFIGAYLVEKGRGFVAARTGLHFLSMLPMAIPGLVLGLAYIFFFNDKSNPLNPLYGTMTILVICTVTHFYTVSHLTALTALKAMDREFEAVAASLKQPVTRMFTRITMPVCMPTGLDVAAYYFVNAMTTVSAVVFLYAPSTTLAAVAALNMDDAGQIQSAAAMCMLILYTNLAARGVHALLSRGLARTQEWRAR; encoded by the coding sequence ATGTCTGACGCCGCTGCGGCGGGCCCCGCGGCCGTCTCGCGGGCCGCCATTCGCCCGAAAGTGGGGCGCGACGACCGGCTGATGCTGGTCTTCACGCTCGTCATCGGCCTTTACCTCGTGGTCAGCCTTGCCCTGCCCATCTTCTTCATGCTGTGGAAGTCCACGGAGGTTCGTGCCTTCCCCTATGGCGCGGTGGAGCTGCAGGTGGATACAGGCGCGGGCTTCGTGCCGGTGGGCACGCTGGCGGCGGTGGCCCCGCAACTCGGCCTCGGCGCGGCGGTGGATCAGGCGCGCCGCTCGACCTCGCTCACGGCGGCGCAGCTATTTCCCACGCGCAGCTTCGACGGCGCACCGCTGAAGGGCCTGCGCATGCGCCTGGCCGTTGCCGCCGATGGCACCCTCGATCTGTCCGGCAAGCCGGTGCCGCCCGGTGAATGGGCCGAGGTCTCGGTCCAGGATCTGCGGCGCCTGGTGCTGCGCGCCGGCACCCTGCGCAGCTTCGACAATTACACCGCCTATTTCAGCAATCCGGCGCTCACCCAGTCCATCGTCAACAGCTTCGCGGTGGCGCTGACCACGACCCTCATCACCGTGCTGCTGGCCTTCGGCTTCGCTTATGGGCTCACCCGCACCTGCATGCCGGGCAAGGGCCTGTTCCGCACCATCGGCATGGTGCCCATCCTGGTGCCGTCGCTGCTGGCGGGCTTGTCGCTGGTCTATCTGTTCGGCAATCAGGGGCTGCTGAAGGATCTGCTGTTCGGCGCCAAGATCTACGGCGCCAGCGGCATCATCGCGGGCTGCGTGTTCTATACTTTTCCCCACGCCTTCCTCATCATCGCCACCGCACTCTCCGTGTCGGATGCCCGGCTCTACGAGGCGGCGCGGTCGCTGCGGGCGCCGCCCCGGCGGACCTTCTTCACCGTGACGCTGCCCGGCGCGCGCTATGGCCTCATCTCCGCGGCCTTCGTGGTGTTCACCCTCACCATCACCGAGTTCGGCGTGCCGAAAGTGGTCGGCGGCGATTTCAACGTGCTCGCGGTCGACATCTACAAGCAGGTGGTGGGCCAGCAGAATTTCGCCATGGGCGCGGTTGTGTCGGTGATCCTGCTCATCCCGGCGGTCGTCGCCTTCGTCGTCGACCGGATGGTGACCAGCCGGCAGGTGGCCCTGTTGACCGCCCGCGCCGTGCCCTATGCCCCGCAGCGCAACAGGGCGCTCGACTGGGCCGCCTTTGCCTTTTGCTGCGCGGTGGCAGCTCTGCTTCTGCTGATCCTCGGCGTGTCGCAATATGCCGCTCTGGTGCGGTTCTGGCCCTATGACCTGTCGATCAGCCTGACCCATTTCGTCTTCGAGGGCGTGGACGGCGGTGGCTGGGGCTCCTATTTCAACTCGGTTCGCCTCGCCTTCTGCACGGCGATCATCGGCACGGTCGTGGTGTTTATCGGCGCCTATCTCGTGGAGAAGGGGCGGGGCTTTGTGGCGGCGCGGACCGGACTGCATTTCCTCTCCATGTTGCCCATGGCCATCCCCGGCCTGGTGCTCGGCCTCGCTTACATCTTCTTCTTCAACGACAAATCAAATCCGCTGAACCCGCTCTACGGCACGATGACGATCCTCGTCATCTGCACGGTGACCCATTTCTACACGGTCTCGCACCTCACCGCGCTGACCGCGCTGAAGGCCATGGACCGGGAGTTCGAGGCGGTGGCCGCTTCCCTCAAGCAGCCGGTGACACGCATGTTCACCCGCATCACCATGCCGGTCTGCATGCCCACGGGCCTCGACGTGGCGGCCTATTATTTCGTCAATGCCATGACCACCGTCTCGGCCGTGGTGTTTCTCTATGCACCCTCGACAACTCTCGCGGCGGTGGCGGCGCTGAACATGGATGATGCCGGTCAGATCCAGTCGGCCGCCGCCATGTGCATGCTCATCCTCTACACAAATCTCGCAGCCCGGGGCGTGCATGCGCTGCTCTCAAGGGGCCTTGCCCGCACCCAGGAATGGCGCGCCCGATGA